The Mixophyes fleayi isolate aMixFle1 chromosome 1, aMixFle1.hap1, whole genome shotgun sequence genome includes a region encoding these proteins:
- the BBS12 gene encoding chaperonin-containing T-complex member BBS12, with product MEEDGPQQGLASGLRSDRQVFFANNTVTARKIQVHVGLTELCNLSSPVKTFLGPLKCNKFIYDQDTHESTLTSTSFRLLDSLDLTSPVGQLLNETIQAHHKAYRTGTTTLFFLIGAWSNAVLECLHQGLPFSMIVSVMLEGLNSCIENLDSLHIHLNNITNQSSINKTTVRHVSTSDSDDRCAFKCSHPLSKSNKHRQLTEANVEDLNSGTDHTSRLSHSRYFSIQSRSYCQNTSTMPTSNHSLGALTKSLSHGSSEAMNLVEKAVSHLFDNAPDTFVTKDLFQASRLDVCFLRGKSEVHSNASFGYTTLVSLENAAIAKQLEGKPLQVLLLDGDLTEKYRHLGSNKANNLKYISEFNSEQRTSEDSWISSACRKIIQANADLILVRGDVCPLLMMHCVQRNILTIPHVKQNVLQAFSECAGADAVTYLTQINQHSVGRGVYVNICTKWSSVLESSQRIAINLKACRMNLVTVVLSCRLIPKMQVLEDQFWACSYRLHHALHDQKVFPGGGAVELLCLSHLRKLERNVPFNSDSRGQFSCKSSWVSTDAVHYKTSVFKCLAKGWYKYIYVLLCNMGKYSSELEAMTFIDNELQNIDDSFSPSSYILNEYSKNSGLVDNLGVATECREVMVYDNAVPKVEAWRSALHLVLTVLQSDAEIITGSTPQKQIIKRESVNAEYLFL from the coding sequence GTATTTTTTGCAAACAACACAGTGACTGCTAGAAAAATTCAAGTCCATGTGGGATTAACTGAATTATGTAACTTGTCATCTCCTGTAAAGACCTTTCTTGGACCTCTAAAGTGCAACAAGTTTATTTACGATCAAGATACCCATGAAAGTACTTTGACTTCTACTTCATTTCGACTTCTGGATAGTCTAGATCTGACCAGCCCAGTTGGACAACTTCTTAATGAAACAATTCAAGCTCATCATAAAGCATATAGAACTGGCACAACAACCCTGTTCTTCCTTATTGGAGCATGGAGCAATGCTGTACTCGAATGTCTTCACCAAGGACTCCCCTTTTCAATGATCGTTTCAGTAATGTTAGAAGGACTAAACTCTTGTATTGAAAATCTTGACTCTTTACACATACACCTCAATAATATAACCAATCAGAGTTCCATTAACAAGACCACTGTCAGGCATGTAAGCACTTCTGATAGCGATGACAGGTGTGCTTTTAAATGTTCGCATCCTCTCTCTAAAAGCAACAAGCACAGACAACTTACTGAAGCTAACGTTGAAGACTTAAACAGTGGGACAGATCACACAAGTAGACTCTCTCATAGCAGATACTTCTCCATCCAGAGCAGAAGTTACTGTCAGAATACCTCAACAATGCCAACCAGTAATCACTCTTTAGGAGCTCTGACTAAGTCTTTGAGTCATGGGAGTTCAGAAGCCATGAATCTTGTGGAAAAAGCTGTAAGTCATCTCTTTGATAATGCGCCAGATACATTCGTGACCAAAGACCTCTTTCAGGCTTCCCGACttgatgtttgttttttaaggggTAAATCAGAAGTGCACTCAAATGCATCCTTTGGATATACAACTTTAGTCAGCTTAGAGAATGCTGCCATCGCCAAACAATTAGAGGGCAAACCTTTGCAAGTCCTTCTTTTGGATGGGGATCTGACTGAGAAGTATCGCCATTTGGGCTCTAATAAGGCAAACAATCTAAAATACATATCTGAGTTTAACAGTGAACAAAGGACCTCTGAAGATTCATGGATAAGTTCTGCATGTAGGAAAATTATTCAAGCTAATGCTGACTTAATTTTAGTCAGGGGAGATGTCTGTCCACTACTTATGATGCATTGCGTTCAGAGAAATATTCTTACTATTCCTCATGTAAAGCAAAATGTTCTTCAGGCATTTAGTGAGTGTGCAGGAGCAGATGCAGTGACCTACCTTACACAGATAAATCAGCACAGCGTAGGCCGCGGAGTCTATGTCAACATATGCACAAAGTGGAGCTCAGTGCTAGAATCCAGCCAAAGAATTGCTATTAACCTCAAAGCTTGCAGGATGAATCTGGTCACAGTTGTGCTAAGCTGCAGATTGATACCCAAAATGCAAGTACTTGAAGATCAATTTTGGGCCTGCTCATATAGATTACATCATGCTCTTCATGATCAAAAAGTGTTTCCTGGTGGAGGTGCGGTTGAACTTTTGTGTCTCAGTCATCTTAGAAAACTTGAAAGAAATGTACCCTTTAATTCAGACAGCAGAGGACAGTTTTCCTGTAAGTCATCATGGGTGTCTACTGATGCCGTACATTACAAGACTTCTGTTTTCAAGTGCCTTGCCAAAGGctggtataaatatatttatgttcttCTCTGTAACATGGGTAAATATTCTTCTGAGTTAGAAGCTATGACTTTCATAGACAATGAACTGCAGAACATTGATGATTCTTTTTCTCCCTCttcatacattttaaatgagTACTCAAAAAATAGTGGATTGGTTGATAATTTAGGCGTTGCCACAGAATGTAGAGAAGTAATGGTGTATGATAATGCTGTTCCAAAGGTGGAGGCGTGGCGCAGTGCCCTGCATCTAGTTCTCACAGTGCTTCAATCAGATGCAGAGATTATTACAGGATCTACTCCACAAAAGCAGATCATAAAGAGAGAATCTGTAAATGCAGAATATCTGTTCCTGTAG